A window from Streptomyces sp. NBC_00335 encodes these proteins:
- a CDS encoding CocE/NonD family hydrolase encodes MIIRTDFPYGTTHEDVRIPLPDGTELYARIWRPVTDEPVPALLEYLPYRLTDWTAPRDWQRHPWYAGHGYASVRVDVRGHGNSGGDPGDEYDAQELADGVAVVEWLAAQPWCTGSVGMFGISWGGFNSLQIAALAPEPLKAIVTVCSTDDRFDNDVHYMGGSLLAVDMHAWAATMLAFASRPPDPLYAGEGWRDQWLSRLGAVEPLLHTWLSHQTRDAYWRHGSVCEDYAAIGAAVLAVGGWHDPYRDTVLRLVSALPADRVRGLIGPWSHQYPDRGLPPGPAIGFLQETLRWWDHWLKGKDTGVMSEPLLRSWISESHPPATTYPTLPGRWVGDPSWPSPNVDPVTYAFQGAPVVVASPQHTGLDAGRFFPFGNDADLPPDQREEDAKSACFEFPVGDGSAPVEILGRPVVRLRLRMDVPYGQVVARLCDVAPDGSSTLVTRGALNLSARQGRDKAVPWPVGSYEDVVFDLNGIGHSFPPGHRIRLALSSAYWPWIWPRAGSEAGWTLDPAGSAVELPVRDASAEGDAILFEAPEQSEPLGVSYPATLDAPRPERLVVRDVARGVWRLEVDPRYGGTRVYPDGLEFSEDALEIYEIQESDPLSARTHSTWTVRLHRPELAWDVSVVTRSEITCDEGGFLTSNEVVCREGDEVLFHRTWERRLPRAAV; translated from the coding sequence ATGATCATCCGTACCGATTTCCCCTACGGGACCACCCACGAGGACGTCCGGATCCCCCTCCCGGACGGCACCGAGCTGTACGCCCGCATCTGGCGGCCGGTCACCGACGAGCCCGTCCCGGCGCTGCTGGAGTACCTCCCGTACCGCCTCACCGACTGGACCGCCCCGCGCGACTGGCAGCGCCACCCCTGGTACGCGGGCCACGGCTACGCCTCCGTACGGGTCGACGTGCGCGGCCACGGCAACAGCGGCGGCGACCCGGGCGACGAGTACGACGCCCAGGAACTCGCCGACGGCGTCGCGGTCGTCGAATGGCTGGCGGCCCAGCCCTGGTGCACGGGCTCGGTCGGCATGTTCGGCATCTCCTGGGGCGGCTTCAACAGCCTCCAGATCGCCGCCCTGGCCCCCGAACCCCTCAAGGCGATCGTCACCGTCTGCTCCACGGACGACCGCTTCGACAACGACGTGCACTACATGGGCGGCTCCCTCCTCGCCGTGGACATGCACGCGTGGGCGGCGACCATGCTCGCCTTCGCCTCCCGCCCGCCGGACCCGCTCTACGCGGGCGAGGGCTGGCGCGACCAGTGGCTCTCACGCCTGGGCGCGGTGGAACCCCTCCTCCACACCTGGCTCTCCCACCAGACCCGCGACGCGTACTGGCGCCACGGCTCCGTCTGCGAGGACTACGCCGCGATCGGCGCGGCCGTCCTGGCGGTCGGCGGCTGGCACGACCCGTACCGCGACACGGTGCTCCGCCTGGTCTCCGCCCTGCCCGCCGACCGGGTCCGCGGCCTGATCGGCCCCTGGTCGCACCAGTACCCCGACCGGGGACTGCCCCCGGGCCCCGCGATCGGCTTCCTCCAGGAGACCCTGCGCTGGTGGGACCACTGGCTCAAGGGCAAGGACACCGGCGTCATGTCCGAACCCCTCCTCCGCTCCTGGATCTCCGAGTCCCACCCACCGGCGACCACCTACCCGACCCTCCCCGGCCGCTGGGTCGGCGACCCGTCCTGGCCCTCGCCGAACGTCGACCCCGTCACCTACGCCTTCCAGGGCGCGCCGGTGGTCGTCGCCTCCCCCCAGCACACGGGCCTGGACGCGGGCCGCTTCTTCCCCTTCGGCAACGACGCCGACCTGCCGCCCGACCAGCGCGAGGAGGACGCGAAGTCGGCCTGCTTCGAGTTCCCCGTCGGTGACGGCTCCGCCCCGGTCGAGATCCTGGGCCGCCCGGTGGTCAGACTCCGCCTGCGCATGGACGTCCCGTACGGCCAGGTCGTGGCCCGCCTCTGCGACGTGGCCCCGGACGGCTCCTCGACCCTGGTCACCCGCGGCGCGCTCAACCTCTCCGCCCGCCAGGGCCGGGACAAGGCGGTCCCGTGGCCGGTCGGCTCGTACGAGGACGTCGTCTTCGACCTGAACGGCATCGGCCACTCCTTCCCGCCCGGCCACCGCATCCGCCTGGCCCTCTCCTCGGCCTACTGGCCCTGGATCTGGCCCCGCGCCGGCTCGGAGGCGGGCTGGACCCTGGACCCGGCGGGCAGCGCGGTGGAACTCCCGGTCCGCGACGCCTCTGCCGAGGGGGACGCCATCCTCTTCGAGGCGCCGGAACAGTCGGAGCCCTTGGGCGTCTCGTACCCGGCGACCCTGGACGCCCCCCGGCCGGAACGGCTGGTCGTACGGGACGTCGCGCGCGGGGTGTGGCGCCTGGAGGTCGACCCGCGCTACGGCGGCACCCGGGTCTACCCCGACGGACTGGAGTTCAGCGAGGACGCGCTGGAGATCTACGAGATCCAGGAGTCGGACCCCTTGTCCGCCCGGACCCACTCCACCTGGACGGTGCGACTGCACCGGCCGGAGCTGGCCTGGGACGTCTCGGTGGTGACCCGCTCGGAAATCACGTGCGACGAGGGCGGCTTCCTGACGTCGAACGAGGTGGTGTGCCGCGAGGGCGACGAGGTCCTCTTCCACCGCACGTGGGAACGCCGGCTGCCGCGGGCGGCGGTGTAG
- a CDS encoding DUF397 domain-containing protein, with protein sequence MTTETPRWFKSSYSENGGACVEVATNLVASRGVVPVRDSKLSDSPVLDVSAAAFAAFVDGVKAV encoded by the coding sequence GTGACGACCGAAACCCCCCGCTGGTTCAAGTCCTCCTACAGCGAGAACGGCGGCGCGTGCGTCGAGGTCGCCACCAACCTCGTCGCCTCGCGCGGTGTCGTGCCGGTCCGCGACTCCAAGCTCTCGGACAGCCCCGTGCTGGACGTCTCCGCCGCCGCCTTCGCGGCCTTCGTGGACGGCGTCAAGGCCGTCTGA
- a CDS encoding helix-turn-helix domain-containing protein: protein MNRKELDPEKSPGAAFGQRLRALRDERGWTQDELAERMGCSGSHISAVETGRRSPTHRFAASGDRVFGTGDRLERQSRAVRSTALLEGFPEYVTHEARAAEIRLYEVGVMPGILQTPQYATALNERAVERGASTAEQAEERISLVAARQAALLRTPLPLVFVVLDESCLLRPVGDPATMDAQLAKLIDFAALPNTVLQIARFSMGDRRPLSLPLYILTMQNRSLVSYAESAQRGQLERDSASVVPLLTAYHQLQAEATSQAESVALIRQLRKGTS, encoded by the coding sequence TTGAATCGGAAAGAGCTGGACCCCGAGAAGTCCCCAGGAGCGGCGTTTGGCCAGCGCCTGCGCGCACTGCGGGATGAGCGCGGTTGGACGCAGGACGAGCTCGCGGAGCGGATGGGGTGCTCCGGATCGCATATTTCCGCAGTGGAAACCGGTCGGCGTTCCCCAACTCATCGCTTTGCGGCAAGTGGTGACAGGGTGTTCGGGACCGGAGACCGGCTCGAACGTCAGAGTCGGGCCGTGCGCAGTACGGCGCTCCTGGAGGGGTTCCCGGAGTACGTCACGCACGAGGCGCGGGCGGCGGAGATCAGGCTCTACGAGGTCGGCGTCATGCCGGGAATCCTTCAGACCCCGCAGTACGCGACAGCCCTCAACGAACGGGCCGTCGAGCGCGGCGCGAGCACTGCAGAGCAGGCGGAGGAACGGATCTCGCTCGTAGCGGCGAGGCAGGCGGCACTTCTCCGGACTCCCCTGCCGCTGGTCTTCGTGGTGCTGGACGAGAGTTGCTTGCTTCGACCCGTGGGTGACCCGGCCACCATGGATGCCCAGTTGGCCAAGTTGATCGACTTCGCGGCGCTGCCGAACACCGTGCTCCAGATCGCACGGTTCAGCATGGGGGACCGCCGTCCACTCAGCTTGCCGCTCTACATTCTGACCATGCAGAACCGCTCCCTGGTTTCCTATGCGGAGTCCGCCCAGCGGGGGCAACTTGAGCGGGACAGCGCCTCTGTTGTGCCCTTGCTGACCGCCTACCATCAGCTTCAGGCTGAGGCCACGTCGCAAGCCGAATCGGTGGCCTTGATCCGTCAGCTACGAAAGGGCACCTCGTGA
- a CDS encoding TetR-like C-terminal domain-containing protein, translated as MQSPKQPTGRPRETRVDAAIRDAVRELVPRVGYAGLTMDAIAAKAGIGKAAIYRRHSSRGELVFSVLVHGRRSPDLPDTGTLTGDLTALAGLILGIFSDPVTAAAAPGLLADVRQQPDVAARFQETFIAEERAQIAEMLERAHQRGELTAPADPALVHAAVLGTAYGWLFLLDQPPTPALASHLAALGEAAARGD; from the coding sequence ATGCAGTCTCCGAAGCAACCCACCGGCCGACCGCGCGAAACCCGCGTGGACGCCGCAATCCGCGACGCCGTACGCGAGTTGGTGCCACGCGTGGGATATGCCGGCCTCACCATGGATGCCATCGCCGCCAAGGCGGGCATCGGCAAAGCGGCCATCTACCGCCGCCACAGCTCGCGCGGCGAACTCGTCTTCTCCGTCCTCGTCCACGGGAGGAGATCGCCAGACCTGCCCGACACGGGAACGCTCACCGGCGACCTCACCGCGCTCGCCGGCCTGATCCTGGGGATCTTCTCCGATCCGGTGACCGCCGCGGCCGCCCCCGGGCTGCTCGCCGACGTGCGGCAGCAGCCCGACGTCGCGGCCCGGTTCCAGGAGACCTTCATCGCCGAAGAGCGCGCGCAGATCGCCGAGATGCTGGAACGCGCCCACCAGCGAGGTGAACTGACCGCGCCGGCGGACCCCGCCTTGGTGCACGCCGCCGTACTCGGCACCGCGTACGGCTGGCTCTTCCTCCTCGACCAGCCGCCCACTCCCGCCCTGGCGTCGCACCTCGCCGCGCTCGGCGAAGCGGCCGCCCGGGGCGATTGA
- a CDS encoding DUF6463 family protein — MSIGTGRIETSSAGGSTRVRTLTLWAGRSAVSIGALHTALFAVVSRSEWSGWLSGELRGADPDTNAESAVLFWALPGGFAVPLILLGLLLSRMARTGQEVPRYVGWALAGWVVLAGWILGPSGFPLGLIPAVLLIAASRKRWS; from the coding sequence ATGAGTATCGGAACTGGCCGTATCGAAACCTCGTCCGCCGGCGGCAGCACGCGCGTCCGCACCCTGACCCTGTGGGCAGGCCGCAGCGCGGTGTCCATCGGCGCCCTCCACACCGCGCTCTTCGCCGTAGTGTCCCGGTCGGAATGGAGCGGCTGGCTGTCGGGCGAATTGCGGGGCGCGGACCCGGACACCAACGCCGAGTCGGCGGTTCTGTTCTGGGCGCTGCCGGGCGGTTTCGCCGTGCCGCTGATCCTGCTGGGCCTCCTGCTGTCGCGGATGGCCCGCACCGGCCAGGAGGTCCCGCGCTACGTGGGATGGGCCCTGGCGGGCTGGGTGGTGCTGGCCGGGTGGATCTTGGGGCCGTCCGGGTTCCCGCTGGGCCTGATACCGGCCGTGCTGCTGATTGCCGCGTCACGGAAGCGGTGGTCCTGA
- a CDS encoding HAD family hydrolase, with protein MTSALPYALVATDLDGTLLRAGDTVSARSYAALAAARAAGARHIIVTGRPVPQVRHVLDGLGYAGLAVCGQGAQVYDAAAGLLLHSVALDRELAEVALGKIEAEVGEVYAAVNQEGVDAEMLIGPGYRMWHPHLPTVPVARRSDLWTSPINKVLLQHPRLSDDELTEIARGVVGDLVNVTMAGEHTVELQPPGIDKASGLAVAAALLDVTGSSTIAFGDMPNDIPMFAWAAHGVAMAGAHRELLAVADEVTLSNEEDGIAVVLERLFG; from the coding sequence GTGACTTCCGCCCTCCCCTATGCACTCGTGGCCACCGACCTGGACGGGACTCTGCTGCGCGCCGGAGACACCGTCTCGGCCCGCTCCTATGCCGCTCTCGCCGCCGCCCGCGCGGCCGGCGCCCGCCACATCATCGTGACAGGCCGCCCCGTCCCGCAGGTCCGCCACGTCCTGGACGGCCTCGGCTACGCGGGGCTGGCGGTGTGCGGGCAGGGAGCGCAGGTCTACGACGCGGCGGCCGGGCTCCTCCTGCACTCCGTGGCCCTGGACCGGGAGCTGGCCGAGGTCGCCCTCGGGAAGATCGAGGCGGAGGTCGGGGAGGTCTACGCGGCGGTCAACCAGGAGGGCGTTGACGCGGAGATGCTGATAGGGCCGGGCTACCGGATGTGGCACCCCCACCTCCCGACGGTGCCGGTGGCCCGGCGGTCCGACCTCTGGACCTCCCCGATCAACAAGGTGCTCCTCCAGCACCCCCGCCTCTCGGACGACGAGCTGACGGAGATCGCCCGGGGCGTGGTCGGGGACCTGGTCAACGTCACCATGGCGGGGGAGCACACCGTGGAGCTCCAGCCGCCGGGGATCGACAAGGCGAGCGGGCTCGCGGTGGCGGCGGCGCTGTTGGACGTCACCGGGTCGTCGACGATCGCCTTCGGCGACATGCCGAACGACATCCCGATGTTCGCGTGGGCGGCGCACGGGGTGGCGATGGCGGGCGCCCACAGGGAGCTGCTCGCCGTAGCGGACGAGGTCACCCTCTCGAACGAGGAGGACGGCATCGCGGTGGTTCTGGAGCGGCTGTTCGGCTAG
- the fahA gene encoding fumarylacetoacetase, whose amino-acid sequence MPQQSPLDLPEGDPFGPHNLPYGVFSTATAGDGEARRRIGVRIGGHVLDAGAAAAALGSPYAGLLGQPSLNPLLAAGRTAWKDVRRALTAWVTDPGHRPSVEPHLLPLEDVTLHLPYEVADYVDFYASEHHATNVGKIFRPDGDALTPNWKHLPIGYHGRAGTIVVSGTDVVRPSGQRKAPTDPAPVFGPSVKLDIEAEVGFVVGTPSEQGRPVALGDFEEHVFGLFLLNDWSARDIQAWEYVPLGPFLGKSFATSVSAWVTPLEALDAARVAPPARDFPLLPYLEDSGADRPGGFDLRITVSINGQEVAQPPFASMYWTAAQQLAHMTVNGASLRTGDVYGSGTVSGPETDQRGSLLELTWNGRDAIELADGKRTFLEDGDTVTLTAWAPGADGTRVGLGEVTGRIVGTR is encoded by the coding sequence ATGCCCCAGCAGAGCCCCCTCGACCTCCCCGAGGGCGACCCGTTCGGGCCGCACAACCTCCCCTACGGCGTGTTCTCCACCGCCACCGCCGGCGACGGGGAGGCGCGCCGCCGCATCGGTGTCCGCATCGGCGGACACGTGCTCGACGCCGGGGCGGCCGCGGCCGCGCTCGGATCCCCGTACGCCGGACTGCTCGGGCAGCCCTCGCTCAACCCGCTGCTCGCCGCGGGCCGCACCGCCTGGAAGGACGTGCGCCGCGCGCTGACCGCCTGGGTCACCGACCCCGGTCACCGGCCCTCCGTGGAGCCGCACCTGCTGCCGCTCGAAGACGTCACCCTGCACCTCCCGTACGAGGTCGCGGACTACGTCGACTTCTACGCGAGCGAGCACCACGCGACGAACGTGGGCAAGATCTTCCGGCCGGACGGGGACGCCCTGACCCCGAACTGGAAGCACCTGCCCATCGGTTACCACGGCCGCGCCGGGACCATCGTCGTGTCCGGGACCGACGTCGTACGCCCCTCCGGCCAGCGCAAGGCGCCCACCGACCCCGCGCCCGTCTTCGGCCCGTCCGTGAAGCTCGACATCGAGGCCGAGGTCGGCTTCGTCGTCGGCACCCCCTCGGAGCAGGGCCGTCCCGTGGCCCTCGGCGACTTCGAGGAGCACGTCTTCGGGCTGTTCCTGCTCAACGACTGGTCCGCGCGCGACATCCAGGCCTGGGAGTACGTCCCGCTCGGCCCCTTCCTCGGCAAGTCCTTCGCCACCTCCGTCTCCGCCTGGGTCACCCCGCTGGAGGCCCTGGACGCGGCCCGGGTCGCCCCGCCGGCCCGGGACTTCCCGCTCCTGCCCTACCTGGAGGACTCCGGCGCCGACCGCCCCGGCGGCTTCGACCTGCGCATCACCGTCTCCATCAACGGTCAGGAGGTGGCGCAGCCGCCGTTCGCGTCGATGTACTGGACCGCCGCCCAGCAGCTCGCCCACATGACCGTCAACGGCGCCTCGCTGCGCACCGGCGACGTGTACGGCTCGGGCACCGTCAGCGGCCCGGAGACCGACCAGCGCGGCTCGCTGCTGGAGCTCACCTGGAACGGCCGCGACGCCATCGAGCTCGCCGACGGCAAGCGCACCTTCCTGGAGGACGGGGACACCGTCACCCTCACCGCGTGGGCGCCGGGCGCCGACGGCACCCGCGTGGGCCTCGGCGAGGTCACCGGCCGCATCGTGGGCACCCGCTAG
- a CDS encoding GntR family transcriptional regulator, producing MPAERTREHTVPVAAARRRRLRADQARQLADLLRHQILAGGYPTGVLPLEDTLAADYGAGRNTVRQALDLLRGEQLVERRPGVGTVIVCAKYPHGLDRLQGLAETLHEHGRVTNEVRTVGPVRAPAPVAGRLRLPEHSDVLYIERLRRLNGLPLSLDLTYVPLDIGADLIGCDLENTDVFRLLESLTGQPLGHAEITLEAVNADAHSAAVLQAPRGAAVLMLERLTHLGDGRPVDLEFIRFRGDRITMSGLLHRGA from the coding sequence ATGCCAGCCGAACGCACCCGCGAACACACCGTCCCGGTCGCCGCCGCGCGCCGCCGGCGGCTGCGCGCGGACCAGGCGCGACAGCTCGCCGACCTGCTGCGCCACCAGATCCTGGCGGGCGGCTACCCCACCGGCGTCCTCCCCCTGGAGGACACCCTCGCCGCCGACTACGGAGCCGGCCGCAACACCGTGCGCCAGGCCCTGGACCTGCTGCGCGGCGAGCAGCTCGTCGAGCGCCGCCCCGGCGTCGGCACCGTCATCGTCTGCGCCAAGTACCCGCACGGCCTCGACCGGCTCCAGGGCCTCGCCGAAACCCTCCACGAACACGGCCGGGTCACCAACGAGGTCCGCACCGTCGGCCCCGTCCGCGCCCCGGCCCCCGTCGCCGGGCGGCTGCGCCTGCCCGAGCACTCCGACGTGCTCTACATCGAGCGGCTGCGCCGCCTGAACGGGCTGCCGCTCTCGCTCGACCTCACGTACGTCCCCCTGGACATCGGCGCGGACCTGATCGGCTGCGACCTGGAGAACACCGACGTCTTCCGGCTGCTGGAGTCCCTGACCGGGCAGCCGCTCGGCCACGCCGAGATCACCCTCGAAGCCGTCAACGCCGACGCGCACTCCGCCGCCGTCCTGCAGGCCCCGCGCGGGGCCGCCGTCCTGATGCTGGAGCGCCTCACCCACCTCGGCGACGGCCGGCCCGTGGACCTGGAGTTCATCCGCTTCCGCGGCGACCGGATCACCATGAGCGGCCTGCTGCACCGCGGCGCGTAA
- a CDS encoding 4Fe-4S dicluster domain-containing protein: protein MPLVPQRGDVPVTIDESLCIDGCTLCVDMCPLDSLAIREDNGKAYMHVDECWYCGPCAARCPTGAVTVNMPYLLR, encoded by the coding sequence ATGCCTCTGGTCCCCCAGCGCGGCGACGTGCCCGTGACCATCGACGAGTCCCTGTGCATCGACGGCTGCACCCTCTGCGTCGACATGTGTCCGCTGGACTCGCTCGCGATCCGCGAGGACAACGGCAAGGCCTACATGCACGTGGACGAGTGCTGGTACTGCGGCCCGTGCGCCGCCCGCTGTCCCACCGGCGCGGTGACCGTCAACATGCCCTACCTGCTCCGGTGA
- a CDS encoding ABC transporter substrate-binding protein has translation MRTRTKAPAPRALAPKALAPVLLLSLPLATACGGASGADGGSKTVTVTVGYQSKTINTVTAGTLLRSLGYFEQELAARGKKDGVTYKVDWQDYATGAPITAQMTAGKIDIGSMGDFPLLINAARGKELKQPTHLVSVTGYNLRGGLNTVVTAPGSKLESLTDLRGKKVSTSVGSAADGTLVRALQRAGIDPEKGIEKLNQQPSVGASALQAGSVDALSQFVAWPGQLAFEGRAKALYDGAELNLPTFHGVTVREKFAAERPAVLDDFLRAQRKATEYLRTRPVAAAESVAKETGLPAEVVYLYNGANGIATFDPALRPELLAALKEDVPVLKAAKLVDSVDVDAFVDPEPLKRAAAGTQEYAAAAPARPELWLKEGNRTQAYQTPAALLKALAAAGPGGGVRAAYVPDAVTGTLWFADKAVWVAEGSELRAFVTVAGAKAYVEQHAGAGARIVSFAEAGALAS, from the coding sequence ATGCGTACGCGTACGAAAGCCCCGGCTCCGAGAGCCCTGGCTCCGAAAGCCCTCGCTCCCGTCCTCCTGCTGAGCCTTCCGCTGGCCACCGCGTGCGGTGGCGCCTCCGGCGCGGACGGGGGCTCCAAGACGGTCACCGTGACCGTCGGCTACCAGTCCAAGACCATCAACACCGTCACCGCAGGTACGCTCCTGCGCTCCCTCGGGTACTTCGAGCAGGAGCTCGCGGCGCGCGGCAAGAAGGACGGGGTCACCTACAAGGTCGACTGGCAGGACTACGCCACCGGCGCCCCGATCACCGCCCAGATGACCGCCGGGAAGATCGACATCGGCTCCATGGGCGATTTCCCCCTCCTCATCAACGCGGCGCGCGGCAAGGAACTGAAGCAGCCCACCCACCTCGTCTCCGTCACCGGCTACAACCTGCGCGGCGGCCTCAACACCGTGGTCACCGCGCCCGGTTCGAAGCTGGAGTCGCTGACGGACCTGCGGGGCAAGAAGGTGTCCACCTCGGTCGGTTCGGCCGCCGACGGGACGCTCGTACGGGCCCTGCAGCGCGCCGGAATCGATCCGGAGAAGGGCATCGAGAAGCTCAACCAGCAGCCCAGTGTGGGTGCTTCGGCCCTCCAGGCGGGCAGCGTCGACGCCCTGTCGCAGTTCGTGGCCTGGCCGGGCCAACTCGCCTTCGAGGGACGGGCCAAGGCCCTGTACGACGGGGCCGAGCTGAACCTGCCGACCTTCCACGGGGTCACCGTCCGTGAGAAGTTCGCGGCCGAACGCCCCGCCGTCCTGGACGACTTCCTGCGCGCCCAGCGCAAGGCGACCGAGTACCTGCGCACCCGGCCGGTGGCCGCCGCCGAGTCGGTGGCCAAGGAGACCGGGCTGCCGGCGGAGGTCGTGTACCTCTACAACGGGGCCAACGGCATCGCGACCTTCGACCCTGCCCTGCGTCCCGAGCTGCTGGCGGCGCTGAAGGAGGACGTGCCGGTCCTGAAGGCGGCCAAGCTGGTGGACTCCGTCGACGTCGACGCCTTCGTGGACCCGGAGCCGCTGAAGCGCGCGGCGGCGGGCACCCAGGAGTACGCGGCGGCCGCGCCGGCCCGCCCGGAGCTGTGGCTGAAGGAGGGCAACCGTACGCAGGCCTATCAGACTCCGGCGGCCCTGCTGAAGGCGCTCGCGGCGGCGGGGCCGGGCGGCGGCGTCCGGGCGGCCTACGTCCCCGACGCGGTGACGGGCACGCTCTGGTTCGCCGACAAGGCGGTCTGGGTGGCGGAGGGCTCCGAGCTGCGGGCGTTCGTCACCGTGGCGGGTGCGAAGGCGTACGTGGAGCAGCACGCGGGGGCCGGGGCGCGGATCGTTTCCTTCGCCGAAGCGGGAGCCCTCGCGTCATGA
- a CDS encoding ABC transporter permease: MTARRRLLRLASLAGALVAWQLLTSLDVNLWLRFEQFPTVGEVASAFAERATIGSYWQDLGFSLRRIVTGFVLAALLGVAAGTAIARSRLAADLLGPALEVLRPIPAIALVPVAILLFPSNEQGIVFITCAAAFFPVLVSTRHAVSALAPVWEEAVLTMGGGRARLLFSVVLPGALPGIFGGLSVGIGVSWICVISAEMISGEYGVGYRTWQDYTVVDYPGVFVGMATIGALGWLTSTAVERTGRHLTRWLPSRAAPGRRAGAAASGSARLGT, encoded by the coding sequence ATGACGGCCCGCCGCCGGCTCCTGCGGCTGGCTTCGCTCGCCGGTGCTCTGGTCGCCTGGCAGCTGCTGACCTCGCTGGACGTCAACCTGTGGCTGCGCTTCGAGCAGTTCCCGACGGTGGGTGAAGTGGCCTCGGCGTTCGCGGAACGGGCGACGATCGGTTCCTATTGGCAGGACCTCGGCTTCAGCCTGCGGCGCATCGTGACGGGCTTCGTGCTGGCGGCCCTCCTGGGGGTGGCGGCGGGCACGGCGATCGCCCGATCCCGGCTCGCGGCGGACCTGCTGGGCCCCGCCCTCGAAGTCCTGCGGCCGATACCGGCGATCGCGCTGGTCCCGGTGGCGATCCTGCTCTTCCCGTCCAACGAGCAGGGGATCGTCTTCATCACCTGCGCGGCGGCCTTCTTCCCGGTCCTCGTCTCCACGCGGCACGCGGTGTCCGCGCTGGCTCCGGTCTGGGAGGAGGCCGTCCTGACGATGGGCGGCGGCCGGGCCCGGCTCCTCTTCTCCGTGGTCCTGCCGGGGGCCCTCCCGGGCATCTTCGGCGGGCTCTCGGTCGGGATCGGGGTGTCCTGGATCTGCGTGATCTCTGCCGAGATGATCTCGGGTGAGTACGGGGTCGGGTACCGGACCTGGCAGGACTACACCGTCGTGGACTACCCCGGGGTCTTCGTCGGCATGGCCACGATCGGTGCGCTGGGCTGGCTCACCTCGACGGCGGTCGAGCGGACGGGCCGGCATCTGACGCGGTGGCTGCCGTCCCGGGCGGCGCCTGGGCGGCGGGCGGGGGCTGCGGCTAGCGGGTCTGCTCGGCTGGGCACGTGA
- a CDS encoding ABC transporter ATP-binding protein, with amino-acid sequence MVTNTLAPAPPTGAALHLKDVRLGRPASAPLLDGLDLSVAPGEILTVVGPSGCGKSTLLRTLAGLLPPLAGTVTQDGTPVTGPHADRALVFQDDALLPWRTVRANVELPLAIRKTPRPDRRRIATDWLTRVGLAEHAHKHPHQLSGGQRQRVQLARALAAAPRAVLMDEPFGALDAQTRAGMQDLLVSVLAGSGATVVFVTHDVDEALHLGDRVALLASGELIDVPHPRSRTADRSALRRRILDSL; translated from the coding sequence ATGGTCACAAATACCCTCGCCCCCGCCCCACCCACCGGCGCCGCCCTCCACCTCAAGGACGTCCGTCTCGGTCGCCCCGCCTCCGCCCCGCTCCTCGACGGTCTCGACCTGTCCGTCGCCCCCGGCGAGATCCTCACCGTCGTCGGCCCCTCGGGCTGTGGGAAGTCCACCCTGCTCCGTACCCTCGCCGGGCTCCTGCCCCCGCTCGCCGGCACCGTTACCCAGGACGGCACCCCGGTCACGGGCCCGCACGCCGACCGGGCCCTGGTGTTCCAGGACGACGCCCTCCTCCCCTGGCGCACGGTCCGTGCCAACGTCGAACTGCCCCTCGCCATCCGCAAGACGCCCCGGCCCGACCGCCGCCGCATCGCCACGGACTGGCTGACCCGCGTCGGCCTCGCCGAGCACGCGCACAAGCATCCGCACCAGCTCAGCGGCGGCCAGCGCCAGCGCGTCCAGCTGGCCCGGGCCCTCGCGGCCGCGCCGCGGGCCGTTCTCATGGACGAACCGTTCGGCGCGCTCGACGCCCAGACCCGCGCCGGGATGCAGGACCTGCTCGTGTCCGTCCTCGCCGGCAGCGGCGCCACCGTCGTCTTCGTCACCCACGACGTGGACGAGGCCCTGCACCTCGGCGACCGCGTCGCGCTCCTCGCCTCCGGCGAGCTGATCGACGTACCGCACCCCCGTTCGCGGACCGCGGACCGTTCCGCGCTCCGCCGCCGCATCCTCGACTCCCTCTGA